From the Capnocytophaga sp. oral taxon 878 genome, the window AGCTCAAAAACGCAAATACTCCAATGAACTAGAACGTATCACTACCTTGCAAACAGAACTGTTTCCTAATGGAACTTTACAAGAAAGATTTGCAAACTTTTCTGACTTCTATTTAACAAAAGGAAATAACCTTATTTCTGAATTAGTAGCAAACCTTGATCCTTTCAAATACCAATTTGCGATAGTTGAGTATTAAATAAAAAAGCTCTCTAATTCCTTAGAGAGCCTTTTTCACAATGCATATAAATACTACTACTAACTCCAATATTAAAAGAGATTTATTAAGAATGTGTTCTTTATTAACATCTCCTCAACTATTATAAGGAAAATATCGTGCCAAACTTCTATTTCAAGATATAGTATTCTTTAAAACACTATAAATCAACATCTATTTTGAATATATCTACAACATTAGGATACTAAACACATAAATAAAACTGTATAAAAACACATTCTATCATGTGTTTTTATACAGTTTTATTTTATACACATACTCTATAAACTCACTTGTTTCAGATATGATGCTGCATCAGGTCCTTCATGAAAAAGAAGATCTAAAACAGATAAGTTAGGAATAAACCCATACTTATCTGAAAATATTTGGTGATAAGCAGGCATACTTACTAGATACTCTTTCTTAGCACTACTAAGGTAACGATAGTCCTTACACTTTGGTTCAGCTTCATAAGTAGTAGTTCTATCAAAATTGATATGTACCAACATACAAGCTAAAACTGTCTCTATAGTATCTATATTCACATCCAATAGGTAAGTATATGATTTCTCAAAAACACGTACCAAATCATCCTCATAATACTCAAAATAAGGCGAAGTACGATAAGCTGTCTCTAAACTCTTCCAATGTAGTCGCTGCCACCCAAAGTGATTTTCTACTTTCACATCTTTAAATAACTGCCTACCAGTATCTCCTCCTACATGTTTGATAGGCAAGTTCAAGGCTTGTTTGCCATTTGCACCATAAATATAAGTGCGATTACGCAATGTCTGCTTCTGGTAGTTATCTGATACCTCTAATATACAAGGATTGCTCAATAACAAATGAAATTGGGCTATTGAAGGAAAATAGGTAGGATGTAATAACACTTGTTCTATCATCTTTAAGTCGCTTTATTATCTTTCTTCTTCTTCACCAAACTATAGACACCCCAGCCACCTAAAAGTACTAACACTACCCAACCGTATGACACAGGCTCTCCTTCTCCATTCACGGTAGTAAATAATCGCTTCCAACGTATTTTATTGAAACCGGACTGGTATTTATCTATACTCATCCACACCAATACTGGCTTACCTACTATATGATCTTCAGGCACAAATCCCCAGAACCTACTATCTTCCGAATTATGTCTATTATCACCCATCATCCAATAATAATCCTGAGCAAATGTATAGCTCGTAACTTTCTGCCCATTAATATAAATATCTGTTCCTTTCACTTCCAGCATATTATGCTCATAAGTAGTTATAATACTTTTGTACAAAGGCAAGTTTTCAATTGTTAAATCTACTGCCTTACCTTTTGCCGGGATAGTAATAGGTCCATAATTATCCTCATTCCAAGCAAAAGCAGGACTATGCGGAAATATCGCAGGATTATACCCTTTATTGTTTACATTCCTGCTTACCGAAACTATACTACTATTCGCTGCCAGCGCATTAGCTACATCATTGGTAAGCGAAGTAAAAATATAAGTATCTTTAGCTACTTGATACGAAGGGTCTGTAACTCCAAACTGATGATACATTGTCGCACTAAACTCTTCTGTGCTACTAAATATATTTGGTTTAGTAATCACTATATACGAAGTTTGTAGCTTTGCTCTCACAGGGTAAATCTCTTTCTTACCATTAATCCACACATCACCATCTTTTATCTCAAACACGTCCCCTGGTATAGCCACTGTACGCTTTACATAGTTTGATTTTTTATCAATAGGTTTATCTACGTGTATACCCGAATTATCCCTGAAAAAACGCACTGTATCCGTAGGCCAGTTAAACACTGTAATATCATTGCGTTCTACTTTCTGCAATGATGGTAAGCGCAAGTAAGGTAATTGGGGCGTCTTAATGTATGATTTAGTTCCTATTATTGGAATAGAATCATGTACCATAGGTAGTGATAGTGGCGTCATAGGCACACGTACTCCATAGTGAAACTTACTCACAAAAAGAAAATCCCCCACTAATAAAGTCTTTTCCAATGACGATGTTGGTATCATATAAGGCTGAATAAAATAGGTATGAATACCCGATGCTGCTACTACGGCAAACAGCACAGCACTCACCCATGACGATACATTTTTCCTTATAACATCCGCATCTTTACCCACATATACAGTCTTAGGTAAATACATCACATAAGCTGTAAATAAGCCCAAGGTAACAACCGATAAAAGTGTATAACGCTTCTTCCGATAGTTAAATACATGTAACCACTCATAAGTCATCACTATTATCATAATATTCCCTATTACAGGCAGATATAACAAAAATACCCACCACCAAGGACGTGAAATGATACGCAAAAAGATAACTGTATTATAAAAAGGCACAAAAGCTTGCCAAGCCTTATAGCCTGCCTTCTCATAACCTTTCCAAAAAAATAGCCCATTAATGAGCTGTGCAATAATTAAAATATATAAATATACCATAGTCTAATGATTAAAGTTTGTCACCCTTTATCTGTCTCAAAAACTCTGCTACCCCATCCTTACTATGGTGCAGTGTTATATGGTTGGCCACAGCCTTCACTTCTTCGCGTGCATTATCTACTGCTACACCACATCCCACACCCTCTAGCATCTCTAGGTCATTATAGTTATCACCAAAAGCTATCGCTTCTTTCAATGAAAGATGATAAATCTCATCCAGCACTATCTTTACTCCTGTAAGTTTTGATACACTAATGTCCGATACCTCAATATATGTCTCTTTTGCCCTATAAATCTGCATCACATTGGCGTATTTCTCATTCAGTAAGCCAAACATCCGCTCAATAAGAGCCTCTTCACCCATTAGCATCAGTTTATGAGCTCCATGTCCTGCCTCCTTCCATTTCGTTAGCACCTCACCGTTAGCAAGCACTTCAGGCGATACCAATGTATTGCGTTCCTCACGCTTAGCCCATTGGTCATATTGGGGCACATACCATTCATCTCTGTAATAAAAACTGATATGTATCTCACCACCAAATAATTGCTCATTTAAAGCCACCACTTCCTCCAATATTGAAAGCGGAATAGCAGCCGAATGCAACACCTTATCTCCATTAAGTACCAAACCTCCATTATAGGCAATAAGAGGCAAACCCATCACTCCCAAATCCTTTTGTAGATGATACATCTGTCGCGGCATCCGTGACGATACCAATATAAAAGGCTCTTTCAAGGCCCCTACTTGTTCAATAGTTCTTTCAGATAAAGCCCGCTCCCCATTAAGAAGCGTCCCATCAATATCCGAAAATATAATTTTGTACATTTTGAGTATGATTTTTTTTGAGACTGCAAAGATAATGCCTTTTTTTTGAATAAAGCTCTTTTTTATTACAAAAAAGTTATCCTTCTCCCCAGCAGCAGTATCCTCACCGCCTACCCTACACCATCTCTTTTATAATCTCCACCTCAGCATGAGGCTGAAAAATATATTTCTTTCCCGTACTTAGCTCCGTACAGTCATAACACTTCACCCGCCTTTGCCCCTTCCGGAACACACGCCCATCCTTAATCCGAAAAGTACTCCCTATCGGAATTTCATATATAAAACTCACATTACCAACAGCATCGTATTGCTTCAAAGCAATTGCCAGCACAGGGTCAATATCACTGCTGGACATTGGGTTCATAAAATGTCGCTGTAACACCCCCAATAACTGTTGCGGAAACACCTCAGGCACAATAAAAGGCAACATCATCTGCCTAAAAGTATATTTCCATTCATTACCGTGGGGCTTAATAAGTCTCCCATAACGTTCAAAAGCCACCAAATGTGCCACCTCGTGAATAAAAGTAATCAAAAACCTATATTTATTAGCCGTAGCATTCATCGTGATGAGATGTTGCCCATTGGGAAGTTGCCGATAATCACCATGCCTTGTCTTTCGCTCATTCACAATCCTCAAATAAATGTTATTTGCTTTTATAAGTTCAAAACAAGGAGCCACTGCGTTCTCGGGTAAATATTTAGCAAGTATCTCGTTCATAGCAGGCAAATGTACGAATTATTTTTAATTCTCACAAAAAAAATATTCCCCCCAACATCCCCTTACCCTCCCCCTATCCTGAACGAACGAATAACGAAGGATAAACGAACTATAAACGAAGGATAGTAGGTCTGTTTATATCCCAATTTACAAATTTGCCAATTCCCTAATTTTTTATTACCTTTGCACTCATAACCCGCTCATCTGCTAATAAAAAATGTCATTCAAAAGCTATTTACAATTCTTATTAAAATCAACTAATCAGCACGGCGTGCACTCTCCTTTTGTATATCTTTTTGTCACCCAATGCCTTTATAACAAGCAGTTAGCAACAAAAAAGGAGCTCATAGCCCCTACCCCTACCCTATCCACAAAACAACAACTACTACTGCTAAAAATAATCCGCTATTTTAGCATAAAAACCATCTTTACCGATGATCCTACACTAAGCAAACTCATACCACCGAAGGATCACTGCACCCTCACACCCCATCTCTCTACCACTCCCTTACCTCAGCTATTATTCATCAATCACCCTACTCAGCAAGCCACCACCTACCTCAGCTATATGCACAATGATAGCATACTCATTATCAACAACATTCATCAAGAAGGGACAAATAAAAAGTTATGGCAACAGCTTATTTCCAGCAGCAAAGTAACCGCCCATATCAGCGTCTATCATCAAGGCTATATTTTTATCCGAAAAGAACAACCCAAGCAAGCCTTCTTCATAAGGTAGAAACAAAAAAAGGAGGTAAAACACCAAGTGTTTTACCTCCTTTTTTATCTACTATCTAAAAGCTTACTTATCTAAAAGATACGCAAAAATCAGCGGAGCCACTATTGTAGCATCCGATTCTACTATAAATTTAGGAGTATCTACATCTAGTTTACCCCACGTAATCTTCTCATTAGGCACAGCTCCCGAATAAGATCCGTAACTAGTAGTCGAGTCAGAAATCTGACAGAAATATGACCAGAAAGGCACATCTTCCCACTCCAAATCCTGATACATCATAGGCACCACACAAATAGGGAAATCACCAGCTATACCACCTCCTATTTGGAAGAAACCAACTCCTTTACCTCCCGAGTTAGCTCTATACCACTCAGTAAGATAAATCATATACTCAATACCACTCTTTACAGTCGAAGCTTTTAAGTTACCCTTAATCACGTTTGAAGCAAAAATATTACCAGTAGTGGAGTCTTCCCATCCCGGACACACTATAGGCAGATTTCTTTCAGCAGCTGCCAATATCCAAGAGTTTTTAGGATCAATTTCATAATATTGCTCCAATACCCCCGATTTCACCACTTGGTATAAATATTCATGAGGAAAATAGCGCTCTCCTTTACTTTCAGCCCTATGCCACACCTCTTCTAAGTGTTTTTGCAAACGGCGAAAAGCCTCCTCTTCAGGAATACAAGTATCAGTTACACGGTTATAGTGTCCGTCCAATAGTTCTTTTTCCTGTTCAGGGGTAAGGTCACGGTAGTGTGGTACACGTTTGTAGTGTGAGTGTGCAACAAGGTTCATCACATCTTCTTCAAGGTTAGCCCCTGTACATGAAATGATATCTACCTTACCCGCACGAATCATCTCTGCAAGTGATATCCCTAACTCGGCAGTACTCATAGCACCCGCTAAGGCTACTAACATTTTCCCACCTTCAGTAATATGGGTTTCATACCCTTTAGCAGCATCTACCAAAGCCGCTGCATTAAAGTGCAAAAAATTCTTCTCAATAAACTGAGAAATAGGTCCTTTACTCATTATCTTAAACAATTATAATTGACAATTAAAAATCTACTTATTTACTAACTAACTGTATAGCTTGTTCCTTCTTTACCATCTTTAAGCTGTATGCCCAAAGCCAAAAGCTCATCCCTAATCTTATCCGACAAAGCCCAGTCTCTATTAGCCCTAGCCTCCATCCTCATATTGATAAGTAGTTGCAGCACTCCATCCAGCTTATCATTGCTATTACTTGTTTGCTGCTCATTTTGCAAGCCAAGCACATCATACACAAAGGCATTCATCA encodes:
- a CDS encoding WbqC family protein, encoding MIEQVLLHPTYFPSIAQFHLLLSNPCILEVSDNYQKQTLRNRTYIYGANGKQALNLPIKHVGGDTGRQLFKDVKVENHFGWQRLHWKSLETAYRTSPYFEYYEDDLVRVFEKSYTYLLDVNIDTIETVLACMLVHINFDRTTTYEAEPKCKDYRYLSSAKKEYLVSMPAYHQIFSDKYGFIPNLSVLDLLFHEGPDAASYLKQVSL
- the lepB gene encoding signal peptidase I — translated: MVYLYILIIAQLINGLFFWKGYEKAGYKAWQAFVPFYNTVIFLRIISRPWWWVFLLYLPVIGNIMIIVMTYEWLHVFNYRKKRYTLLSVVTLGLFTAYVMYLPKTVYVGKDADVIRKNVSSWVSAVLFAVVAASGIHTYFIQPYMIPTSSLEKTLLVGDFLFVSKFHYGVRVPMTPLSLPMVHDSIPIIGTKSYIKTPQLPYLRLPSLQKVERNDITVFNWPTDTVRFFRDNSGIHVDKPIDKKSNYVKRTVAIPGDVFEIKDGDVWINGKKEIYPVRAKLQTSYIVITKPNIFSSTEEFSATMYHQFGVTDPSYQVAKDTYIFTSLTNDVANALAANSSIVSVSRNVNNKGYNPAIFPHSPAFAWNEDNYGPITIPAKGKAVDLTIENLPLYKSIITTYEHNMLEVKGTDIYINGQKVTSYTFAQDYYWMMGDNRHNSEDSRFWGFVPEDHIVGKPVLVWMSIDKYQSGFNKIRWKRLFTTVNGEGEPVSYGWVVLVLLGGWGVYSLVKKKKDNKAT
- a CDS encoding HAD family hydrolase, coding for MYKIIFSDIDGTLLNGERALSERTIEQVGALKEPFILVSSRMPRQMYHLQKDLGVMGLPLIAYNGGLVLNGDKVLHSAAIPLSILEEVVALNEQLFGGEIHISFYYRDEWYVPQYDQWAKREERNTLVSPEVLANGEVLTKWKEAGHGAHKLMLMGEEALIERMFGLLNEKYANVMQIYRAKETYIEVSDISVSKLTGVKIVLDEIYHLSLKEAIAFGDNYNDLEMLEGVGCGVAVDNAREEVKAVANHITLHHSKDGVAEFLRQIKGDKL
- a CDS encoding SprT-like domain-containing protein; its protein translation is MNEILAKYLPENAVAPCFELIKANNIYLRIVNERKTRHGDYRQLPNGQHLITMNATANKYRFLITFIHEVAHLVAFERYGRLIKPHGNEWKYTFRQMMLPFIVPEVFPQQLLGVLQRHFMNPMSSSDIDPVLAIALKQYDAVGNVSFIYEIPIGSTFRIKDGRVFRKGQRRVKCYDCTELSTGKKYIFQPHAEVEIIKEMV
- a CDS encoding deoxyhypusine synthase family protein; its protein translation is MSKGPISQFIEKNFLHFNAAALVDAAKGYETHITEGGKMLVALAGAMSTAELGISLAEMIRAGKVDIISCTGANLEEDVMNLVAHSHYKRVPHYRDLTPEQEKELLDGHYNRVTDTCIPEEEAFRRLQKHLEEVWHRAESKGERYFPHEYLYQVVKSGVLEQYYEIDPKNSWILAAAERNLPIVCPGWEDSTTGNIFASNVIKGNLKASTVKSGIEYMIYLTEWYRANSGGKGVGFFQIGGGIAGDFPICVVPMMYQDLEWEDVPFWSYFCQISDSTTSYGSYSGAVPNEKITWGKLDVDTPKFIVESDATIVAPLIFAYLLDK